The following proteins are encoded in a genomic region of Dyadobacter sp. UC 10:
- a CDS encoding PQQ-dependent sugar dehydrogenase, whose amino-acid sequence MRKFSRIKTTLIFTAAFVLFTFLKATSQNPNVEIDLDNPAISGLDNAMQLTHAGDGTNRIFIAERAGTVKVVLPAAPTTAVPFLNMNDPTAIVRSADGEDGLLSIAFHPQFETNGFFYVYYTNLGGNLVVARYTASGNTATSASYQQVLLIPHPGATNHNGGELHFGQDGFLYLSTGDGGGANDDANNAQNPGTWLGKILRIDVNVPDGAPLPYQIPATNPIPGSPVFALGLRNPFRWSFDRLTGDMWIGDVGQGAREEIDFRPPTLIANSNFGWRCFEGDIPTPGIDQTGCLPPENYVAPLYAYTNGDDRGRSVIGGVVYRGTAYPLMYGFYIGTDYFSGDIHKILRSQSYIGYEEGQLAGTVDIGEDEAGEIYAVKANAVYQIYAEEPMPVRLANFQGEKGNEGINLTWNTTMEEAFGNFEVEFSTNARNFENVGTVQAANHATGSAYRFSHLTKNTGNLYYRLKMVDLDETFEYSRIITVKTDEKMAGAYVRPTIINDNKLNLNLDRSFQFVELVNASGQVFLREEITGKSGEISIPLHEATSGLYIVRLEDQDGIVQQKVIVTD is encoded by the coding sequence ATGAGAAAATTTAGCCGAATCAAAACAACACTGATCTTCACTGCTGCATTTGTACTTTTTACTTTCTTAAAAGCGACCTCTCAAAATCCGAATGTGGAGATCGATTTGGATAACCCGGCTATTTCAGGCCTGGATAATGCAATGCAGCTGACGCATGCAGGCGATGGTACGAACCGTATTTTTATTGCCGAAAGGGCAGGCACGGTAAAAGTGGTTTTGCCCGCTGCCCCTACCACAGCAGTCCCATTCCTTAACATGAATGATCCAACTGCTATCGTCAGGTCCGCGGATGGTGAAGATGGCTTGCTAAGTATTGCCTTTCATCCTCAATTTGAGACAAATGGCTTCTTCTATGTTTATTATACCAATCTCGGCGGCAACCTAGTGGTAGCCAGATATACAGCTTCCGGCAATACTGCCACATCAGCCAGCTATCAGCAGGTTCTCCTGATACCGCATCCCGGTGCTACCAACCACAATGGAGGCGAGTTGCATTTCGGGCAGGACGGTTTTCTGTATCTCTCTACAGGAGATGGGGGCGGCGCGAACGATGATGCAAACAACGCCCAGAATCCCGGAACCTGGCTCGGCAAAATTTTGCGGATCGATGTAAATGTACCTGATGGCGCTCCATTACCTTACCAGATCCCGGCTACGAACCCGATTCCAGGGAGCCCGGTTTTTGCTTTGGGGCTGCGCAATCCGTTTAGATGGAGTTTCGACCGGCTTACGGGCGACATGTGGATCGGTGATGTGGGCCAGGGTGCAAGAGAGGAAATCGATTTTCGTCCCCCTACTCTGATCGCCAATTCCAATTTTGGCTGGCGTTGTTTTGAAGGTGATATCCCAACTCCGGGAATCGACCAGACAGGATGTTTGCCGCCTGAAAATTATGTAGCGCCACTTTATGCCTACACCAATGGTGATGACCGTGGTAGGTCGGTAATCGGCGGAGTAGTTTACAGGGGAACGGCTTATCCGTTGATGTACGGATTTTATATAGGTACTGATTATTTCTCCGGTGATATTCACAAGATACTTCGGAGTCAGTCTTATATTGGTTATGAGGAGGGGCAACTTGCTGGTACCGTAGATATTGGCGAAGATGAGGCAGGGGAAATTTACGCGGTGAAAGCGAATGCCGTTTATCAGATTTATGCGGAAGAACCAATGCCCGTCAGACTGGCTAATTTCCAGGGAGAAAAAGGTAATGAAGGTATTAACCTAACCTGGAATACAACGATGGAAGAAGCATTTGGAAATTTTGAAGTCGAGTTCAGTACGAATGCACGCAACTTCGAAAATGTTGGTACGGTGCAGGCTGCAAATCACGCCACCGGCTCTGCTTACCGTTTTTCACATTTGACAAAAAACACAGGAAACCTATACTACCGGCTCAAAATGGTTGATCTGGACGAAACTTTTGAGTATTCCAGGATCATTACAGTAAAGACAGATGAAAAAATGGCCGGCGCGTATGTTAGGCCGACGATTATCAATGATAACAAGCTGAACCTAAACCTTGATCGCTCGTTTCAGTTCGTAGAGCTGGTGAATGCGAGCGGGCAGGTTTTTTTACGGGAAGAAATTACCGGCAAAAGCGGTGAGATCAGCATTCCACTACATGAGGCTACTTCCGGGCTATACATTGTCCGGCTGGAAGACCAGGATGGCATAGTTCAGCAAAAAGTAATTGTAACTGACTAG
- a CDS encoding molybdopterin-dependent oxidoreductase has translation MKLKALKKLAVTLSLLLAFGNLTLAQTLTVSGEVATQLKLKTEDLASYKQVTCKVSDHGTEHDFKGVALFEILEKAGVPAGGKLRGKNLLKYVLIKAADGYEVIYALPEIDPEFTDQVIMLALEKDGEPLPKGEGPFRLIAPKDKKAARWVREIVEIKVLTAKE, from the coding sequence ATGAAACTAAAAGCATTGAAGAAACTGGCCGTAACATTGTCGCTCCTGCTCGCTTTCGGTAATCTGACATTAGCACAAACCCTCACAGTGAGCGGTGAAGTAGCGACGCAACTGAAGCTAAAAACGGAAGATCTGGCTTCCTATAAACAAGTTACGTGCAAAGTAAGTGACCACGGCACAGAGCATGATTTCAAAGGTGTCGCATTATTTGAAATCCTGGAAAAGGCCGGGGTACCGGCTGGCGGGAAATTGCGGGGGAAAAACCTGCTTAAATATGTGCTGATCAAGGCAGCGGACGGATACGAAGTCATTTATGCCCTACCGGAGATTGATCCCGAATTCACAGATCAGGTAATCATGCTGGCGCTTGAAAAAGACGGAGAGCCGCTCCCAAAAGGCGAAGGGCCGTTTCGGTTGATTGCGCCAAAAGATAAAAAGGCGGCGAGATGGGTTCGGGAAATAGTAGAAATTAAAGTGCTTACTGCAAAAGAATGA
- a CDS encoding TonB-dependent receptor plug domain-containing protein — protein sequence MIRVFPLLTLLILSGQSLSAQSQPTVSSRTFDLGEVTIPGKMVTDSSQRISSREIERFNRTDIAGALNTLPGISIGNIGPRNESVVYVRGFDLRQTPVFIDGVPVYVPYDGYIDMGRFTTFDLAEINVSKGFASILYGANTMGGAINLVSRKPVEKFEINGRAGIYSGNGYRWNVNVGSRFDKFYFQAGISQLKQDTYPLSDDFNLKKFQTIRERENAYRDDRKASAKIGFTPNATDEYVIGYVYQTGEKGNPPYVGDDPKVMTRFWKWPKWDKQSLYFISNTALGEKSKIRSRLYYDTFVNSLLSYDDATYTGQTKGYAFQSYYNDYTFGGNAEFESRALGRNIFRVNVQYKRDVHRENDLNEPVQAYIDNTASVGIENTYQLTPSLALVPGVSFNMRNAAQAQEYNAATKELTDFENSTNKAVNAQLGLFWDMADNQSIRTLIARKTRFATIKDRYSYRMGQAIPNPDLNAEVALNFDLSYSGKIANKLNWQASLFNSSITDIIQQVDNVQPGKFQLQNAGKARFYGAEAGLDYNILNNLKIGSNYSFIRRKNKTNPQIFFTNVPEHKVFGYLDFSFLKRADLLVSAEYNSDRYSTSYGTQAKAYMLVNAKASVRMFKFISAEGGVNNMFDKNYSLVEGFPEAGRNFFINLVFNYLNNK from the coding sequence ATGATCAGAGTTTTTCCTCTTTTAACTTTATTAATACTTTCTGGCCAATCTTTATCTGCCCAGTCGCAGCCAACAGTTTCCAGCAGGACTTTTGACCTCGGGGAAGTGACTATTCCGGGAAAAATGGTGACAGATAGTAGTCAGCGGATTTCTTCCCGGGAGATCGAGCGGTTCAACCGGACGGATATTGCCGGTGCACTGAATACACTTCCCGGTATAAGTATCGGTAATATCGGCCCGCGTAATGAATCTGTGGTGTATGTTAGAGGTTTTGACCTCAGGCAAACTCCTGTTTTTATCGATGGAGTGCCTGTATATGTTCCTTACGACGGTTATATCGACATGGGCAGGTTTACCACTTTCGATCTGGCCGAAATCAATGTCTCCAAAGGTTTTGCATCGATTTTATATGGTGCCAACACCATGGGGGGCGCTATCAACCTGGTATCAAGAAAGCCGGTTGAAAAATTTGAAATCAACGGAAGAGCGGGTATTTACAGCGGAAACGGATATCGCTGGAATGTGAATGTGGGTTCCAGGTTTGATAAATTTTACTTTCAGGCAGGTATTTCCCAGCTAAAACAGGATACTTATCCCCTGTCTGATGATTTCAATTTAAAAAAATTCCAGACAATTCGGGAGAGGGAAAATGCCTATCGCGACGACCGTAAAGCCAGTGCAAAAATAGGTTTCACGCCCAACGCCACCGATGAATATGTGATCGGTTATGTCTATCAGACAGGCGAGAAAGGTAACCCGCCTTATGTGGGCGACGATCCGAAAGTCATGACGCGCTTTTGGAAATGGCCAAAGTGGGACAAACAGAGCCTTTATTTTATTTCAAATACCGCATTAGGCGAAAAAAGTAAGATCAGAAGCCGGCTATATTATGATACTTTCGTCAATTCACTGCTTAGCTACGATGACGCGACATATACTGGACAAACGAAAGGTTATGCTTTCCAAAGCTACTATAACGATTACACCTTTGGCGGCAATGCCGAGTTTGAGTCGCGCGCTTTGGGACGTAACATTTTCAGGGTGAATGTACAGTACAAGCGGGATGTTCACCGGGAAAATGACCTTAATGAACCGGTACAGGCCTATATTGACAACACCGCCTCTGTTGGAATCGAAAATACCTACCAGCTCACACCATCCTTAGCGCTCGTGCCGGGTGTCAGCTTCAATATGCGAAATGCAGCTCAGGCGCAGGAATACAATGCTGCTACAAAAGAACTTACTGATTTTGAAAATAGTACAAACAAGGCAGTCAACGCGCAGCTGGGCCTTTTCTGGGACATGGCAGATAATCAATCCATACGTACTTTGATCGCGCGAAAAACGCGTTTTGCGACCATTAAAGACCGCTATTCTTATAGAATGGGACAGGCAATACCGAACCCGGACCTGAATGCAGAGGTTGCCCTGAACTTCGATCTCAGCTATTCCGGCAAAATTGCTAACAAGCTGAATTGGCAGGCAAGTCTCTTTAACAGCAGCATTACCGACATTATTCAGCAGGTAGACAATGTCCAGCCCGGCAAGTTTCAGCTTCAAAACGCTGGAAAAGCCCGGTTTTACGGAGCGGAAGCTGGTTTGGATTATAACATCCTGAACAATCTCAAAATCGGCTCCAACTATTCTTTTATCAGGAGAAAAAACAAAACTAATCCACAGATTTTCTTTACTAATGTGCCCGAACATAAGGTTTTCGGCTATCTGGATTTCTCGTTTCTCAAACGCGCCGACCTGCTGGTCAGTGCGGAGTATAACAGCGACCGTTACAGTACCAGTTACGGCACGCAGGCAAAAGCTTACATGCTGGTCAATGCAAAGGCTTCGGTCAGGATGTTCAAGTTTATATCCGCGGAGGGAGGTGTGAATAATATGTTCGACAAAAATTATAGTCTGGTAGAAGGCTTTCCGGAGGCAGGTCGAAATTTCTTCATCAACCTGGTATTCAATTATTTAAATAATAAATAA
- a CDS encoding winged helix-turn-helix domain-containing protein: MKTPCLRCGQGVSAFELLFLCEPHLKMTKMERKVSLLVRHWVFVDEVKFFGPGRLELLEKIQETGSIVQAAKAMGMSYKKAWAMVDHMNTHGQQPYVITHKGGQQGGGTELTETAKKVIEAYKNLNTRLSEIVAAEKQLLSLI, translated from the coding sequence ATGAAAACACCTTGCCTGCGCTGCGGACAAGGTGTTTCTGCTTTTGAGCTGCTATTTTTGTGTGAGCCGCATTTAAAAATGACGAAAATGGAAAGAAAAGTAAGCTTATTAGTCCGGCACTGGGTGTTTGTCGACGAGGTCAAGTTTTTCGGCCCGGGCAGGCTCGAATTGCTGGAAAAGATCCAGGAAACAGGCTCCATTGTCCAGGCTGCGAAAGCAATGGGAATGTCTTATAAAAAAGCCTGGGCAATGGTAGACCACATGAATACCCACGGACAACAACCCTATGTGATCACCCATAAAGGCGGTCAGCAAGGCGGTGGGACCGAGTTGACAGAAACTGCAAAAAAGGTAATTGAAGCCTACAAAAATCTGAATACCAGGCTCAGCGAGATTGTAGCCGCAGAAAAACAACTTCTATCCCTTATTTGA
- a CDS encoding esterase-like activity of phytase family protein — MKEKQAIIEKTKMLFDFNDPTYMPAVKTGWLPDNLEGMTWGSKENGNRTLYLISDDNFRANQRTQLIVLEVKN, encoded by the coding sequence ATCAAGGAAAAACAGGCGATTATTGAAAAAACGAAGATGCTGTTTGATTTTAACGATCCCACATACATGCCTGCTGTTAAAACCGGCTGGCTGCCTGACAATCTCGAAGGGATGACCTGGGGATCAAAGGAAAATGGAAACAGAACACTTTACCTCATTAGCGACGACAATTTCAGGGCAAATCAGCGGACGCAGTTAATCGTACTTGAGGTAAAAAACTGA
- a CDS encoding esterase-like activity of phytase family protein yields the protein MKSLLSILFCLGPFCSAAQVFELSIKSLTTFDKTQLNPSLSERAGGLSAMEYRADTDKWLVVADREKVAKTSTFFNLRLAAGDINQTFGDFQTLPDVQNVESIRYHPGQQGFYFVMEEDEESKIAFWKEGRKPEVVFTESRPGMYLTSNRGIEGLAIMPNNDLWFAFESGGSATCGKDNFTVFRKVTYRQGRRRHYNFNKKKKKDYRYEINRCVCMDSTQAFTSTLGNGISEILALDDQHLLVLERCYDGRQTAVR from the coding sequence ATGAAAAGCCTTTTATCCATTCTTTTTTGCCTCGGCCCTTTTTGTTCAGCTGCACAGGTTTTTGAATTGAGTATCAAATCATTAACAACATTTGATAAAACACAGCTGAACCCGTCGCTCAGCGAACGTGCGGGAGGGCTATCTGCTATGGAATACCGGGCAGATACAGACAAATGGCTGGTAGTTGCCGACCGCGAAAAGGTGGCAAAAACAAGTACTTTCTTCAACTTAAGGCTGGCAGCTGGTGATATCAATCAGACTTTCGGGGATTTCCAGACCTTACCCGATGTGCAGAACGTAGAGTCGATCCGCTATCATCCCGGTCAGCAAGGTTTTTACTTTGTGATGGAAGAGGATGAAGAAAGCAAAATCGCATTCTGGAAAGAAGGCCGGAAACCGGAAGTGGTTTTCACCGAGTCGCGCCCAGGCATGTATCTTACTTCCAACCGAGGCATTGAGGGATTAGCGATCATGCCCAACAATGATTTGTGGTTCGCATTCGAATCGGGTGGTTCGGCTACCTGCGGGAAGGACAATTTTACGGTTTTTAGAAAAGTAACCTATCGCCAGGGACGCAGGCGGCATTATAATTTTAACAAAAAGAAGAAAAAAGATTACCGCTACGAAATTAACCGCTGCGTCTGTATGGACAGTACGCAAGCTTTTACCTCCACGTTGGGAAACGGAATTTCCGAAATTCTGGCACTGGATGATCAGCACTTGCTGGTGCTGGAAAGATGTTATGATGGCCGCCAAACGGCTGTCAGGTAA